One region of Jatrophihabitans cynanchi genomic DNA includes:
- a CDS encoding MATE family efflux transporter, with product MSTTGAPGIDDRSTRRLLSLAVSAFVVLAAEPLYLLVDTAVVGHLGSTPLAGLGIGAALMALLTIVGTFVEYGTTSRAARWFGAGRREAAVNEGVQASWLALGIGVLVVAVGEAVAGPLTRLLAGGGGATQAAAESWFRIAVIGMPGVLLVLAGNGWMRGVQRTREPVRIVLIANALSALASPLLVYPAGLGLAGSALANVVAQGVGGALFLRALHRAAGGLRPDRAIMRAQVLVGRDLILRAAAFQVAFLSAAAVASRMGTAQIAAHQIGLQLWEFTALLLDSFAIAAQSLVGAALGGADAAGARRMALQVSRWGLYAGIAFGALYAAGWWLVPRAFSSAPAVLHQAHLLWPWFVGMLPLSGIVFALDGVLIGAGDIAFLRTITIVAAVFAFAPLNVAALHWHWGIGGVWAGLTAFIVVRFVGMLWRARGDRWVVLGTGGSCD from the coding sequence GTGAGCACCACGGGCGCACCGGGGATCGACGACCGGTCCACACGGCGGCTGTTGAGCCTGGCGGTGTCGGCGTTCGTCGTGCTCGCCGCCGAGCCGCTCTACCTGCTGGTCGACACCGCCGTGGTCGGCCACCTGGGCTCCACCCCGCTGGCCGGGCTGGGGATCGGTGCCGCACTCATGGCGCTGCTGACCATCGTCGGGACGTTCGTCGAGTACGGCACGACCTCGCGGGCTGCCCGCTGGTTCGGCGCCGGCCGCCGCGAGGCGGCCGTGAACGAGGGCGTGCAGGCGTCCTGGCTCGCGCTGGGGATCGGCGTGCTCGTGGTCGCGGTCGGCGAGGCCGTCGCCGGACCGCTCACCCGGCTGCTCGCCGGCGGCGGTGGCGCCACCCAGGCGGCCGCCGAGTCGTGGTTCCGTATCGCGGTGATCGGCATGCCCGGCGTGCTGCTCGTGCTGGCCGGCAACGGCTGGATGCGCGGCGTGCAGCGCACCCGCGAGCCGGTACGCATCGTCCTGATCGCCAACGCGCTGTCGGCGCTGGCCTCGCCGCTGCTGGTGTACCCGGCCGGGTTGGGCTTGGCGGGCTCGGCGCTGGCGAACGTGGTGGCGCAGGGCGTCGGCGGGGCGTTGTTCCTGCGTGCCCTGCACCGCGCGGCCGGGGGGCTGCGCCCGGACCGGGCGATCATGCGCGCCCAGGTGCTCGTCGGCCGCGACCTGATCCTGCGAGCGGCCGCGTTCCAGGTCGCCTTCTTGTCCGCCGCCGCGGTCGCGTCCCGGATGGGCACCGCGCAGATCGCCGCGCACCAGATCGGGCTGCAGCTGTGGGAGTTCACCGCGTTGCTGCTCGACTCGTTCGCGATCGCGGCCCAGTCACTGGTGGGCGCGGCACTCGGCGGGGCGGATGCGGCCGGCGCGCGGCGGATGGCGCTGCAGGTGTCCCGCTGGGGGCTGTACGCGGGCATCGCCTTCGGAGCGCTCTACGCCGCCGGGTGGTGGCTGGTGCCACGCGCGTTCTCCTCCGCGCCGGCTGTGCTGCACCAGGCCCACCTGCTGTGGCCGTGGTTCGTCGGCATGCTGCCGCTGTCCGGCATCGTGTTCGCGCTCGACGGAGTGCTGATCGGCGCCGGAGACATCGCCTTCTTGCGCACCATCACGATCGTCGCCGCGGTGTTCGCGTTCGCGCCGCTGAACGTCGCGGCGCTGCACTGGCACTGGGGGATCGGCGGCGTCTGGGCCGGTCTGACAGCCTTCATCGTGGTCCGCTTCGTCGGCATGCTGTGGCGCGCGCGAGGGGACCGCTGGGTGGTCCTGGGAACGGGGGGCAGCTGTGACTGA
- the rbfA gene encoding 30S ribosome-binding factor RbfA: MGDVARARRLAGRIKQIVAIGIETQVKDPRLGMVTITDVRVTGDLHDATIFYTVFGDEAAHAESAIALESAKGVLRSEVGRQTGVRFTPTLTFVLDSVPETAQHIEELLAVAAEADARVEQARRDARPAGDADPYRKPRELETDDSEL, from the coding sequence GTGGGTGACGTAGCTCGTGCCCGGCGGCTGGCGGGCCGGATCAAGCAGATCGTGGCCATCGGGATCGAGACCCAGGTGAAGGACCCGCGCCTCGGCATGGTCACGATCACCGACGTGCGCGTGACCGGCGACCTGCACGACGCCACGATCTTCTACACCGTGTTCGGCGACGAGGCCGCGCACGCCGAGTCCGCGATCGCGCTCGAGTCGGCCAAAGGAGTGCTGCGCAGCGAGGTCGGGCGGCAGACCGGGGTGCGCTTCACCCCGACGCTGACGTTCGTGCTCGACTCCGTCCCCGAGACCGCCCAGCACATCGAAGAGCTGCTCGCCGTCGCCGCGGAGGCCGACGCGCGGGTCGAGCAGGCCCGGCGCGACGCCCGGCCGGCCGGTGACGCCGACCCGTACCGCAAGCCACGCGAACTCGAGACCGACGACTCGGAGCTCTAG